In the genome of Pseudomonas putida, one region contains:
- a CDS encoding mannuronate-specific alginate lyase, giving the protein MNPLRTITAPALLALALFGPAAQASGLMPPQGYYAGIEKLKKADGNFRCEPAPKPYTGPLQFRSKYEGSDGARATLNKASEKAFRQSTEDITTLERGVSKMVGQYMRDGRPAQLDCALTWLGTWARADALASTDYNHTGKSMRKWALGSMSGSWLRLKFSNSQPLAAHQAEAELIEKWLARLAEQTVRDWSDLPLEKINNHSYWAAWAVMATAVATDRRDLFDWAVKEYKVGANQVDDQGFLPNELKRKQRALAYHNYALPPLAMIASFAQVNGVDVRGENNNALQRLAQRVLSGSKDPSAFKARNGEKQDMHDLTIDSKYAWMEPYCSLYACSGDTLQRKRGMQPFNSFRLGGDLTRVYDPSAESKK; this is encoded by the coding sequence ATGAATCCATTGCGCACAATCACTGCCCCCGCCCTGCTCGCCCTGGCCCTGTTCGGCCCGGCCGCGCAGGCCAGCGGCCTGATGCCGCCACAGGGGTACTACGCCGGGATCGAGAAGCTCAAGAAAGCCGACGGCAACTTCCGCTGCGAACCTGCGCCCAAGCCCTACACCGGCCCCCTGCAGTTCCGCAGCAAGTACGAAGGCTCCGACGGTGCCCGGGCGACATTGAACAAGGCCTCTGAAAAGGCCTTCCGCCAGTCCACCGAGGACATCACCACCCTCGAGCGTGGCGTCAGCAAGATGGTTGGCCAGTACATGCGCGACGGCCGCCCGGCCCAGCTCGACTGCGCCCTGACCTGGCTGGGCACCTGGGCGCGAGCCGATGCGCTGGCGTCCACCGACTACAACCACACCGGCAAGTCGATGCGCAAATGGGCACTGGGCAGCATGAGCGGCTCGTGGCTGCGCCTTAAGTTCTCCAACTCCCAGCCCCTGGCCGCGCACCAGGCCGAGGCCGAACTGATCGAAAAATGGCTGGCGCGCCTGGCTGAACAGACCGTGCGCGACTGGAGCGACCTGCCGCTGGAGAAGATCAACAACCACAGCTACTGGGCGGCCTGGGCGGTGATGGCCACCGCCGTGGCCACCGACCGACGCGACCTGTTCGACTGGGCGGTGAAGGAATACAAGGTCGGCGCCAACCAGGTGGACGACCAAGGCTTTTTGCCCAACGAACTCAAGCGCAAGCAGCGGGCCCTGGCCTACCACAACTATGCCCTGCCGCCGCTGGCGATGATCGCAAGCTTCGCCCAGGTCAACGGCGTGGACGTGCGCGGCGAGAACAACAACGCCTTGCAGCGCCTGGCGCAGCGAGTGCTCAGCGGGTCGAAGGATCCCAGCGCGTTCAAGGCCCGCAACGGCGAGAAACAGGACATGCACGACCTGACGATCGACAGCAAGTACGCGTGGATGGAGCCCTACTGCAGCCTCTATGCGTGCAGTGGCGACACCCTCCAGCGCAAGCGCGGCATGCAGCCGTTCAACAGTTTCCGCTTAGGCGGAGACCTGACCCGGGTCTACGACCCGAGCGCAGAGAGCAAGAAGTAA
- a CDS encoding alginate O-acetyltransferase, producing the protein MTPHLMKLLGLSAALLVISQGVRAADVQAPSFTAEPCCQLCPEAHDASRYVTRYQQNFTTLVQAQGDWLFRTREDLRTEFNTTPAGYKRLQQVHDAFKKRGVELVVVYQPTRGLVNRNMLNPAEKAAFDYQKALGNYQAMLKRFASMGYNVPDLSPLTNEQLVAADQGKDFYFRGDQHWTPYGAERAAKIVADTVHKMPAFEGIPRKEFETHKSGRMGKTGTLHNVAGQLCGTSYAVQYMDQFATEPKGGASGGDDLFGDSGNAKITLVGTSHSGKNYNFSGFLQQYIGADVLNVAFPGGGLEGSMIQYLGSEEFQKNPPKILIWEFSPLYRLDQETIWRQILALLDDGCDDRPAQMSASATLKPGKNELMVNGKGGVIKDLINRNHQLDIKFEDTSVKVLQATLWYLNGRHEDIKIEKPETSDTDGRFVFQMREDEDWASQNLLALEIQGPETGTQKVEAKLCKRNNFAGPAQNTAQAGQ; encoded by the coding sequence ATGACTCCGCATCTGATGAAACTGCTCGGCCTGTCCGCTGCCCTCCTGGTCATCAGCCAGGGCGTGCGCGCCGCCGATGTACAGGCCCCGAGCTTCACCGCCGAGCCTTGCTGCCAGCTGTGCCCCGAAGCCCACGACGCCAGCCGCTACGTGACCCGCTACCAGCAGAACTTCACCACCCTGGTCCAGGCCCAGGGCGACTGGCTGTTCCGTACCCGCGAAGACCTGCGCACCGAATTCAACACCACCCCGGCCGGCTACAAGCGCCTGCAGCAGGTGCATGACGCGTTCAAGAAGCGCGGTGTCGAGCTGGTCGTGGTGTACCAGCCGACCCGTGGCCTGGTGAACCGCAACATGCTCAACCCCGCTGAAAAGGCCGCCTTCGATTACCAAAAGGCCCTGGGCAACTACCAGGCCATGCTCAAGCGCTTCGCCAGCATGGGCTACAACGTGCCCGACCTGTCGCCGCTGACCAACGAACAATTGGTCGCCGCCGACCAAGGCAAGGATTTCTACTTCCGCGGAGACCAGCACTGGACGCCCTACGGCGCTGAGCGCGCGGCCAAGATCGTGGCCGACACCGTGCACAAGATGCCGGCCTTCGAAGGCATCCCGCGCAAGGAATTCGAAACCCATAAATCTGGACGCATGGGCAAGACCGGCACCCTGCACAACGTCGCCGGCCAGCTCTGCGGCACCAGCTATGCAGTGCAGTACATGGACCAGTTCGCCACCGAGCCCAAGGGTGGCGCGAGCGGGGGTGACGACCTGTTCGGCGATTCGGGCAATGCCAAGATCACCCTGGTCGGCACCAGCCACAGCGGCAAGAACTACAACTTCTCCGGTTTCCTGCAGCAGTACATCGGCGCCGACGTGCTCAACGTCGCCTTCCCCGGCGGCGGCCTGGAAGGCTCGATGATCCAGTACCTGGGCAGCGAGGAGTTCCAGAAGAACCCTCCGAAGATCCTCATCTGGGAATTCTCGCCGCTGTACCGCCTGGACCAGGAAACCATCTGGCGGCAGATCCTCGCCCTGCTCGACGATGGCTGTGACGACCGTCCGGCCCAGATGAGCGCCAGCGCCACCCTCAAGCCCGGCAAGAACGAGCTGATGGTCAATGGCAAAGGCGGCGTGATCAAAGACCTGATCAACCGCAACCACCAGCTGGACATCAAGTTCGAGGACACCTCGGTCAAGGTCCTGCAGGCCACCCTCTGGTACCTCAACGGCCGCCACGAGGACATCAAGATCGAGAAGCCGGAAACCTCCGACACCGACGGCCGCTTCGTCTTCCAGATGCGTGAAGACGAGGACTGGGCCAGCCAGAACCTGCTCGCCCTCGAGATCCAGGGGCCGGAAACCGGCACCCAGAAGGTCGAGGCCAAGCTGTGCAAACGCAACAACTTCGCCGGCCCTGCGCAAAACACCGCGCAGGCCGGCCAGTGA
- a CDS encoding alginate export family protein codes for MTLNPFVKAGIGLSFALLWSCPTLADMTAEKNFGLDIKITGQSEDDRDLGTRSGGDVNGLGLDLRPWVYGERGNWSAFAMGQAVAATDIIETDTLRQSEDGSTVDNADDSRKPDKSYLAMREFWVGYSGFTPYPGEQLRLGRQRLRSDDGMWRDTNIEALNWTFDTTLLKADLGVAQRFSEYRTDLTELAPEDKDRTHVYGNVATQWTPGHWVGVRAHHSSDSGSLKNPGETVDPLDKTRTGDLTWLGLEANSDAYNWRNDHTVNYWGSVTWLTGDRDTLSTQTVGNDQVATGKQSGDVNAWATDLGVRLRLDPNWQVGAAYARGSGGGGSDGSSNYEQTGLESNRSNFTGTRSRVHRFGEAFRGELGNLQAATLFASWQLRDDYDASFIYHKFWRVDDQQNIGSSGINAVVEDNGVNRPLINGEKDLGQEMDVVVTKYFKQGLLPASMSQAIDEPSALVRLRAGVFKPGDAYGSEADSYMHRAFVDVIWRY; via the coding sequence ATGACGCTCAACCCCTTCGTGAAAGCCGGCATTGGCCTGAGCTTCGCCCTGCTGTGGTCGTGCCCGACCCTGGCGGACATGACCGCCGAGAAGAACTTCGGCCTGGACATCAAGATCACCGGCCAGTCCGAAGATGACCGCGACCTGGGCACCCGCTCCGGCGGTGACGTCAACGGCCTGGGTCTGGACCTGCGCCCTTGGGTCTACGGCGAGCGCGGCAACTGGAGTGCCTTCGCCATGGGCCAGGCGGTGGCGGCGACCGACATCATCGAGACCGACACCCTGCGCCAGTCCGAGGATGGCAGCACCGTGGACAACGCCGATGACAGCCGCAAACCAGACAAAAGCTACCTGGCCATGCGTGAGTTCTGGGTCGGCTACAGCGGCTTCACGCCCTACCCAGGCGAACAACTGCGCCTGGGCCGCCAGCGCCTGCGCAGTGACGACGGCATGTGGCGCGACACCAACATCGAAGCGCTGAACTGGACCTTCGACACCACCCTGCTCAAGGCTGACCTGGGCGTGGCCCAGCGCTTCAGCGAGTACCGCACTGACCTCACCGAGCTCGCGCCCGAGGACAAGGACCGCACCCACGTGTACGGCAACGTCGCCACCCAGTGGACACCTGGGCACTGGGTCGGCGTGCGCGCCCATCACTCCAGTGACAGCGGCAGCCTGAAAAACCCTGGCGAAACCGTCGACCCACTGGACAAAACCCGCACGGGCGATCTGACCTGGCTGGGCCTGGAGGCCAACAGCGACGCCTATAACTGGCGCAACGACCACACCGTCAACTACTGGGGTAGCGTCACCTGGCTGACCGGCGACCGCGACACCCTCAGCACGCAGACCGTGGGCAACGACCAGGTCGCCACCGGCAAGCAGAGCGGCGACGTCAATGCCTGGGCCACCGACCTGGGCGTGCGCCTGCGTCTGGACCCCAACTGGCAGGTCGGTGCGGCCTATGCCCGTGGCAGCGGTGGTGGCGGCAGCGACGGTTCGAGCAACTACGAGCAGACCGGTCTTGAGAGCAACCGCTCCAACTTCACCGGCACCCGCTCGCGCGTGCACCGCTTCGGCGAAGCCTTCCGTGGCGAGTTGGGCAATCTGCAGGCGGCCACCCTGTTCGCCTCCTGGCAGCTGCGCGACGACTACGACGCAAGCTTCATCTACCACAAGTTCTGGCGCGTCGATGACCAGCAGAACATCGGCTCCAGCGGCATCAATGCCGTGGTCGAGGACAACGGTGTGAACCGTCCGCTGATCAACGGCGAGAAGGACCTGGGCCAGGAGATGGACGTGGTCGTCACCAAGTACTTCAAGCAAGGCCTGCTGCCAGCTTCGATGAGCCAGGCCATCGACGAACCCTCGGCCCTGGTGCGCCTGCGCGCCGGCGTGTTCAAGCCAGGCGATGCCTACGGCAGCGAAGCGGACTCCTACATGCACCGCGCCTTCGTCGACGTGATCTGGCGCTACTGA
- a CDS encoding alginate biosynthesis protein Alg44 — protein MNTAVNANVVHESEAQRQHVRVRIPAKLRYLDRNREPHDVKVDDLSAGGLSFHTSKPLNVGDVLRGRLQFTVDNLGLSMDVEFQVRSYQSTGRTGVQFQNLEQRDVATLRHIITTFLSGEMINVGGVLSTLQRDNFTKARKQKDSGSGLSAFGRLRAVTVSLSVFVVGVAAFGFIAKSLYGMYFVSHAEAGVVSVPTTNVTMPRDGSVQSLVENGAQVVKGAPLASFSTSMLDLLKGHLDDSQLEPAKVEELFGKQLSGTLTSPCDCVVARQLVDDGQYASKGQPIFQLVPRTTNPMVEARFSYRQFDQVKPGTRVQFQVAGEDEMRTGKIVSSASLNSEDLASDIRVQIKPDSGLPAELAGRPAAVNADRGPSLDWLIDKAVARGL, from the coding sequence ATGAATACCGCCGTGAACGCCAATGTCGTGCATGAGTCCGAAGCCCAGCGCCAGCACGTCCGGGTACGTATCCCCGCCAAGCTGCGCTACCTGGACCGCAATCGCGAACCGCACGATGTGAAGGTGGACGATCTCTCCGCCGGGGGCCTGTCCTTCCACACCAGCAAACCCTTGAACGTCGGCGACGTGCTGCGCGGTCGCCTGCAGTTCACGGTCGACAACCTGGGCCTGTCCATGGACGTCGAGTTCCAGGTGCGCTCCTACCAGAGCACCGGCCGCACCGGCGTGCAGTTCCAGAACCTCGAACAGCGCGACGTGGCCACCCTGCGCCACATCATCACCACCTTCCTGTCCGGTGAGATGATCAACGTCGGCGGCGTGCTCAGCACCCTACAGCGCGACAACTTCACCAAGGCGCGCAAGCAAAAAGACAGCGGTTCGGGCCTCTCCGCCTTCGGCCGCCTGCGCGCCGTGACCGTCAGCCTGAGCGTGTTCGTGGTCGGTGTGGCGGCCTTCGGCTTCATCGCCAAGTCGCTGTATGGCATGTACTTCGTCAGCCACGCCGAGGCCGGTGTGGTTTCGGTGCCCACCACCAACGTCACCATGCCGCGCGACGGCAGTGTGCAGAGCCTGGTGGAAAACGGCGCCCAAGTGGTCAAGGGCGCGCCGCTGGCAAGCTTCAGCACCAGCATGCTCGATCTGCTCAAAGGCCATCTGGACGACTCGCAGCTCGAGCCCGCCAAGGTCGAGGAACTGTTCGGCAAGCAGCTCTCCGGCACCCTCACCAGCCCATGCGACTGCGTGGTCGCACGCCAGCTGGTGGATGACGGCCAGTACGCAAGCAAAGGCCAGCCGATCTTCCAACTGGTGCCACGCACCACCAACCCGATGGTCGAGGCGCGCTTCAGCTATCGCCAGTTCGACCAGGTCAAGCCAGGCACCCGCGTGCAGTTCCAGGTGGCCGGCGAAGACGAAATGCGCACTGGCAAGATCGTCAGCAGCGCCAGCCTCAACAGCGAGGACCTGGCCTCGGACATCCGCGTCCAGATCAAGCCCGACAGCGGCCTGCCTGCGGAACTGGCCGGTCGTCCGGCTGCCGTCAATGCCGACCGTGGCCCGTCCCTGGACTGGCTGATCGACAAGGCCGTGGCCCGTGGGCTGTAA
- the algG gene encoding mannuronan 5-epimerase AlgG, giving the protein MNLHPHFRHGLLASALLLASSGLAYAEPVKPVVKELQQAKTYTVSSAPIEPLQMDPPKLPDLSGYTAEAVQKKLDRSHKGKVSVRRMLQEESLKEFIGGDNKGAEWVRRQQGIPQAIFIDDGHVDLVQLSKQVPKQYLRETEPGVYLARLPIVVGRKGVLEINGKVKELRLSQEGGSFLINDGKLFVTDTQVTGWREKDNGPATFRKPDEFRPFLLSWGGTETYIVNSKMASFGYAKSKSYGVSISQYTPNMAKRMGRPEPTGWIIGSEFSDMWYGFYCYETQDFVIKDNTYRDNIVYGIDPHDRSHRLIIAGNTVYGTKKKHGIIVSREVNDSWIINNKSYDNKLSGVVLDRNSVNNLVAYNEIYRNHTDGITLYESGDNLIYGNKLLNNRRHGIRVRNSVNIRLYENLAMANGLVGVYGHIKDLSDTDRDIALDPFDTKVSLIVVGGELAANGSGPLSIDSPLSVELYKVSMLAPRKANGISLNGVLGERQDEILDLLVRQQKAVLIDPVERQTEMID; this is encoded by the coding sequence ATGAACCTTCACCCGCATTTTCGCCACGGCCTGCTGGCCAGTGCCCTGCTGCTGGCCAGTAGCGGCCTGGCCTATGCCGAGCCGGTCAAGCCGGTGGTCAAGGAGTTGCAGCAGGCCAAGACCTACACGGTCTCCAGCGCGCCGATCGAGCCGCTGCAGATGGACCCGCCCAAGCTGCCCGACCTCTCCGGCTACACCGCCGAAGCGGTGCAGAAAAAGCTCGACCGCAGCCATAAAGGCAAGGTCAGCGTGCGCCGCATGCTCCAGGAGGAATCGCTCAAGGAGTTCATCGGTGGCGACAACAAAGGCGCCGAATGGGTCAGGCGCCAGCAGGGCATCCCCCAGGCGATCTTCATCGATGATGGCCATGTGGACCTGGTGCAACTGAGCAAGCAGGTGCCCAAACAGTACCTGCGCGAAACCGAGCCGGGCGTGTACCTGGCGCGCCTGCCGATCGTGGTCGGGCGCAAGGGCGTGCTGGAGATCAATGGCAAGGTCAAGGAGCTGCGCCTGTCCCAGGAGGGCGGTTCGTTCCTGATCAACGACGGCAAGCTGTTCGTCACCGACACTCAGGTCACGGGCTGGCGCGAGAAGGACAACGGCCCGGCCACCTTCCGCAAGCCGGACGAGTTCCGTCCGTTCCTGTTGTCCTGGGGCGGCACCGAGACCTACATCGTCAACAGCAAGATGGCCAGCTTCGGCTACGCCAAGTCCAAGTCGTACGGCGTGAGTATCTCCCAGTACACGCCGAACATGGCCAAGCGCATGGGCCGTCCGGAGCCCACCGGCTGGATCATCGGCTCCGAATTCAGCGACATGTGGTACGGCTTCTACTGCTACGAGACCCAGGACTTCGTGATCAAGGACAACACCTATCGCGACAACATCGTCTACGGCATCGACCCCCACGACCGCTCGCACCGCCTGATCATTGCCGGCAATACCGTGTACGGCACCAAGAAAAAGCACGGGATCATCGTCTCGCGCGAGGTCAACGACAGCTGGATCATCAACAACAAGAGCTACGACAACAAGCTCTCCGGCGTGGTCCTGGACCGTAACAGCGTCAACAACCTGGTGGCCTACAACGAGATCTACCGCAACCACACCGACGGCATCACCTTGTACGAAAGTGGCGACAACCTGATCTACGGCAACAAGCTGCTCAACAACCGCCGCCACGGCATCCGCGTGCGCAACAGCGTGAACATCCGTCTGTACGAAAACCTCGCCATGGCCAACGGCCTGGTGGGCGTGTACGGGCACATCAAGGACCTCTCCGATACCGACCGCGACATCGCCCTGGACCCGTTCGATACCAAGGTGTCGCTGATCGTGGTCGGCGGCGAACTGGCGGCCAATGGCTCCGGCCCCCTGTCGATCGACTCGCCGCTCTCGGTCGAGCTCTACAAGGTCTCCATGCTCGCGCCGCGCAAGGCCAACGGCATCAGCCTCAACGGCGTGCTCGGCGAGCGCCAGGACGAAATCCTCGACCTGCTGGTGCGCCAGCAGAAGGCCGTGCTGATCGACCCGGTCGAACGCCAGACCGAAATGATCGATTAA
- a CDS encoding glycosyltransferase family 2 protein: protein MQRLQTVLLQCAGWLLYVSLLMLIALALPSDIFDSQSKHFIFLVGAVGIWRYSMGATHFIRGMVFLYGVYPYLRRKVRQLGKAADPSHVYLMVTSFRIDALTTAQVYSSVIREAIECGYPTTVVCSLVEMSDELLVKSLWAKYNPPAHVNLDFVRIAGTGKRDGLAYGFRAISRMMPDEHAVVAVIDGDTVLGEGVVRKTVPWFKQFPNVGGLTTNEFCEVRGGYIMSEWHKLRFAQRHINMCSMALSKRVLTMTGRMSMFRASVVTDPEFIADVESDSLHHWRLGRFKFLTGDDKSSWFSLMRLGYDTFYVPDAAINTVEHPPEKSFVKASRKLMYRWYGNNLRQNSRALGLGLKRLGLFTCIVLLDQRVSMWTSLLGLTVAVIASLKFGLGFLLVYLLWIGITRLILTIMLLCSGHNVGPAYPLILYYNQIVGAVMKIYVFFRLDKQSWTRQPTALKRDLESFQQWFNTWSSRTMTFSAASIFVAVLFMVV from the coding sequence ATGCAAAGACTCCAGACAGTGCTGCTGCAGTGCGCCGGATGGCTGCTCTACGTGAGCCTGCTCATGTTGATCGCCCTGGCCCTGCCCAGCGACATCTTCGACTCGCAATCGAAGCACTTCATCTTCCTGGTCGGCGCGGTCGGCATCTGGCGCTACTCCATGGGCGCCACCCACTTCATCCGTGGCATGGTGTTCCTCTACGGCGTCTACCCCTACCTGCGCCGCAAGGTGCGCCAGCTGGGCAAGGCCGCCGACCCGTCCCACGTGTACCTGATGGTCACCAGTTTTCGCATCGACGCCCTGACCACCGCGCAGGTTTACAGCTCGGTGATCCGCGAGGCGATCGAGTGCGGTTACCCCACTACCGTGGTCTGCTCGCTGGTGGAGATGTCCGACGAGCTGCTGGTCAAGAGCCTGTGGGCCAAGTACAACCCGCCCGCCCACGTCAACCTGGACTTCGTGCGCATCGCCGGCACCGGCAAGCGCGATGGCCTGGCCTATGGCTTCCGCGCCATCTCGCGGATGATGCCGGACGAGCATGCCGTGGTGGCAGTGATCGACGGCGACACCGTGCTTGGCGAAGGCGTGGTGCGCAAGACCGTGCCGTGGTTCAAGCAGTTCCCCAATGTCGGTGGCCTGACCACCAACGAATTCTGCGAAGTGCGCGGCGGCTACATCATGAGTGAGTGGCACAAGCTGCGCTTCGCCCAGCGCCACATCAACATGTGCTCCATGGCCCTGTCCAAGCGCGTGCTGACCATGACCGGGCGCATGTCGATGTTCCGCGCAAGCGTGGTGACCGACCCCGAGTTCATCGCCGACGTGGAAAGCGACTCGTTGCACCACTGGCGCCTGGGCCGCTTCAAGTTCCTCACCGGTGACGACAAATCCAGCTGGTTCAGCCTGATGCGCCTGGGCTACGACACCTTCTACGTGCCCGATGCGGCCATCAACACGGTCGAGCACCCGCCGGAGAAGAGCTTCGTCAAGGCCAGCCGCAAGCTGATGTACCGCTGGTACGGCAACAACCTGCGGCAGAACTCCCGCGCGCTGGGCCTGGGCCTCAAGCGCCTGGGGCTGTTCACCTGCATCGTCTTGCTCGACCAGCGCGTGTCCATGTGGACCAGCCTGCTGGGCCTGACCGTGGCGGTGATCGCCAGCCTCAAGTTCGGCCTGGGCTTCTTGCTCGTGTACCTGCTGTGGATCGGCATCACCCGCCTGATCCTCACCATCATGCTGCTGTGCTCGGGCCATAACGTGGGGCCGGCCTACCCGCTGATTCTCTATTACAACCAGATCGTCGGCGCGGTGATGAAGATCTACGTGTTCTTCCGCCTCGACAAACAGTCCTGGACCCGCCAGCCGACTGCCCTCAAGCGTGACCTCGAAAGCTTTCAACAATGGTTCAACACCTGGTCTTCACGGACCATGACCTTCTCGGCAGCCAGCATCTTCGTCGCTGTGCTGTTCATGGTCGTGTGA
- the algK gene encoding alginate biosynthesis TPR repeat lipoprotein AlgK — translation MNPSKRMTPLESTGALFAGEPAPTGIVSSAAPVGRARPLAWCGLALAVALAGCSGLPDQRLANEAMKRGDTALAERNYKALADLGYSDAQVGLADIQVATQDPAKLRAAEATYRTAAATSPRAQARLGRLLVAKPGTTQAEREEAETLLKLAAQQGERNTLIPLAMLYLQYPQSFPKVNAQQQIDQWRAAGNPEAGLAQVLLYRTQGTYDQHLGDVEKICKAALDTTDICYVELATVYQKRAQADQQAALIQQLKAAYGRGLVPATRVDSVARVLADRSLGQTDEKTAKELLEQVAPANPASWVSLAQLVYDFPELGDNDQLLAYIDKGREAGQPRAELLLGRLYYEGKTLPADAAKAEEHLQAAAAAGEVSAHYYLGQLYRRGYLGHVEPQKAVDHLLSAARGGQNSADYALAQLFSEGHGIRPAPANAWVFAQLAQANPSPQSTELLQKLDTQLSPDQRNQAQRLLDQEKQARGSMAQVGSNPLAFEALQDDAKEEVDGEDSL, via the coding sequence ATGAACCCTTCGAAGCGTATGACGCCGCTTGAGTCGACAGGGGCCCTGTTCGCGGGTGAACCCGCTCCCACAGGGATCGTGTCCAGCGCTGCCCCTGTAGGGCGTGCGCGCCCACTGGCCTGGTGCGGCCTGGCCCTGGCCGTCGCCCTGGCCGGCTGCTCGGGCCTGCCTGACCAGCGCCTGGCCAACGAGGCCATGAAGCGCGGCGACACCGCCCTGGCCGAGCGCAACTACAAAGCCCTGGCCGACCTTGGCTACAGCGACGCCCAGGTGGGCCTGGCCGATATCCAGGTCGCCACCCAGGACCCCGCCAAGCTCAGGGCCGCCGAAGCCACCTACCGTACTGCCGCCGCCACGTCGCCACGGGCCCAGGCACGCCTGGGTCGCCTGCTGGTGGCCAAGCCCGGCACCACCCAGGCCGAGCGCGAGGAGGCCGAGACCCTGCTCAAGCTCGCCGCCCAGCAAGGCGAGCGCAACACCCTGATCCCGCTGGCGATGCTCTACCTGCAGTACCCGCAGAGCTTCCCCAAGGTGAACGCCCAGCAGCAGATCGACCAGTGGCGCGCCGCCGGCAACCCCGAGGCGGGCCTGGCCCAGGTGCTGCTCTATCGCACCCAGGGCACCTACGACCAGCACCTGGGCGATGTGGAGAAGATCTGCAAGGCCGCGCTGGACACCACCGACATCTGCTATGTGGAACTGGCCACCGTCTACCAGAAGCGCGCCCAGGCCGACCAGCAGGCCGCGCTGATCCAACAGCTCAAGGCCGCCTATGGCCGTGGTCTCGTGCCGGCCACCCGGGTCGACAGCGTCGCCCGCGTGCTGGCCGACCGTAGCCTGGGGCAGACCGACGAAAAAACCGCCAAGGAGCTGCTCGAACAGGTGGCCCCGGCCAACCCGGCGTCCTGGGTGAGCCTGGCGCAGTTGGTCTACGACTTCCCGGAACTGGGCGACAACGACCAGTTGCTCGCCTACATCGACAAGGGCCGCGAAGCCGGACAGCCGCGCGCCGAACTGCTGCTCGGCCGCCTCTACTACGAAGGCAAGACGCTCCCGGCCGATGCCGCCAAAGCCGAAGAACACCTGCAGGCCGCCGCCGCAGCCGGCGAAGTCAGCGCCCATTACTACCTCGGCCAGCTGTACCGCCGTGGCTACCTAGGCCACGTCGAGCCGCAGAAGGCCGTCGACCACCTGCTCAGTGCCGCACGCGGCGGACAGAACAGCGCCGACTACGCCCTCGCCCAACTGTTCAGCGAGGGCCACGGCATCCGCCCTGCCCCGGCCAACGCCTGGGTATTCGCCCAACTGGCCCAGGCCAACCCGTCGCCGCAATCGACCGAGCTGTTGCAAAAGCTCGACACGCAATTGAGCCCTGACCAGCGCAACCAGGCCCAGCGCCTGCTGGACCAGGAAAAGCAGGCGCGCGGCAGCATGGCCCAGGTCGGCTCCAACCCCCTGGCCTTCGAAGCCTTGCAAGACGACGCAAAAGAAGAAGTAGACGGTGAGGACTCGCTATGA